Proteins from a genomic interval of Phlebotomus papatasi isolate M1 chromosome 3, Ppap_2.1, whole genome shotgun sequence:
- the LOC129808095 gene encoding COP9 signalosome complex subunit 2 isoform X1, with protein sequence MSDVDDDFMCEDEEDYGLEYSEDSNSEPDVDLENQYYNSKALKEDEPEAALASFQKVLDLENGEKGEWGFKALKQMIKINFKLGKYVEMMTRYKQLLTYIKSAVTRNHSEKSINSILDYISTSKNGSLQMELLQNFYETTLDALKDAKNDRLWFKTNTKLGKLYFDRNDFTKLQKILKQLHQSCQTDDGEDDLKKGTQLLEIYALEIQMYTVQKNNKKLKALYEQSLHIKSAIPHPLIMGVIRECGGKMHLREGEFEKAHTDFFEAFKNYDESGSPRRTTCLKYLVLANMLMKSGINPFDSQEAKPYKNDPEILAMTNLVVSYQNNDINEFESILRNNRNNIMDDPFIREHIEDLLRNIRTQVLIKLIRPYTRIAIPFISNELNIEPAEVESLLVSCILDNAIHGRIDQVNQVLELDQETLCATRDYAMEKWSNQIHSLQLAVINKMS encoded by the exons ATGTCCGACGTGGATGATGATTTTATGTGTGAGGATGAAGAGGATTATGGATTG GAATACTCTGAGGACAGCAATTCAGAGCCAGATGTTGATCTTGAGAATCAGTACTATAATAGCAAGGCCCTAAAAGAGGATGAACCGGAAGCAGCTCTGGCATCCTTCCAGAAAGTCCTGGATCTTGAGAATGGCGAGAAGGGTGAATGGGGCTTCAAGGCACTCAAGCAGATGATCAAGATCAACTTCAAGTTGGGCAAATACGTAGAGATGATGACAAGATATAAGCAGCTTCTGACTTACATCAAGAGCGCAGTGACAAGAAATCACTCCGAGAAGTCCATTAACTCCATCCTCGACTACATCTCCACGTCTAAGAAT GGGTCGTTGCAGATGGAACTGCTACAAAACTTCTATGAAACTACTTTGGATGCTCTCAAGGATGCCAAGAATGACCGGCTGTGGTTCAAGACAAACACCAAATTGGGCAAATTGTACTTCGATCGCAATGACTTCACCAAATTGCAGAAAATCCTCAAGCAACTGCATCAATCTTGTCAG ACGGATGATGGAGAAGATGATCTGAAGAAGGGCACCCAACTGCTTGAGATTTACGCTCTGGAAATCCAAATGTACACCGTGCAGAAGAACAATAAGAAACTGAAGGCTCTCTATGAGCAGAGTCTGCACATTAAGTCAGCCATTCCGCATCCATTGATTATGGGAGTGATCCGGGAATGTGGGGGCAAGATGCATTTGCGAGAGGGAGAATTTGAAAAGGCTCATACAGATTTCTTCGAGGCTTTCAAGAATTACGATGAATCAGGCTCACCGAGGAGGACAACGTGCTTGAAGTATTTGGTATTGGCCAATATGCTGATGAAGTCTGGGATTAATCCTTTTGACTCTCAGGAGGCTAAACCGTACAAGAATGATCCGGAAATATTGGCAATGACGAATCTCGTGGTGTCCTATCAGAATAATGATATCAATGAATTTGAATCGATTTTGCGGAATAACCGAAACAATATTATGGATGATCCTTTCATCCGGGAACATATTGAGGATTTGCTGAGGAACATACGGACTCAGGTGTTGATCAAGCTCATAAGACCTTATACCAGAATCGCCATTCCCTTCATTTCCAATGAGTTGAACATCGAACCGGCGGAAGTTGAGAGTCTCCTGGTGTCATGTATCCTGGACAATGCCATCCATGGACGCATCGATCAGGTTAATCAGGTATTGGAACTTGATCAGGAAACACTGTGTGCTACTAGGGATTATGCCATGGAGAAGTGGTCCAATCAGATTCATTCTCTTCAGCTTGCCGTGATCAACAAAATGTCCTAA
- the LOC129808095 gene encoding COP9 signalosome complex subunit 2 isoform X2, giving the protein MSDVDDDFMCEDEEDYGLEYSEDSNSEPDVDLENQYYNSKALKEDEPEAALASFQKVLDLENGEKGEWGFKALKQMIKINFKLGKYVEMMTRYKQLLTYIKSAVTRNHSEKSINSILDYISTSKNMELLQNFYETTLDALKDAKNDRLWFKTNTKLGKLYFDRNDFTKLQKILKQLHQSCQTDDGEDDLKKGTQLLEIYALEIQMYTVQKNNKKLKALYEQSLHIKSAIPHPLIMGVIRECGGKMHLREGEFEKAHTDFFEAFKNYDESGSPRRTTCLKYLVLANMLMKSGINPFDSQEAKPYKNDPEILAMTNLVVSYQNNDINEFESILRNNRNNIMDDPFIREHIEDLLRNIRTQVLIKLIRPYTRIAIPFISNELNIEPAEVESLLVSCILDNAIHGRIDQVNQVLELDQETLCATRDYAMEKWSNQIHSLQLAVINKMS; this is encoded by the exons ATGTCCGACGTGGATGATGATTTTATGTGTGAGGATGAAGAGGATTATGGATTG GAATACTCTGAGGACAGCAATTCAGAGCCAGATGTTGATCTTGAGAATCAGTACTATAATAGCAAGGCCCTAAAAGAGGATGAACCGGAAGCAGCTCTGGCATCCTTCCAGAAAGTCCTGGATCTTGAGAATGGCGAGAAGGGTGAATGGGGCTTCAAGGCACTCAAGCAGATGATCAAGATCAACTTCAAGTTGGGCAAATACGTAGAGATGATGACAAGATATAAGCAGCTTCTGACTTACATCAAGAGCGCAGTGACAAGAAATCACTCCGAGAAGTCCATTAACTCCATCCTCGACTACATCTCCACGTCTAAGAAT ATGGAACTGCTACAAAACTTCTATGAAACTACTTTGGATGCTCTCAAGGATGCCAAGAATGACCGGCTGTGGTTCAAGACAAACACCAAATTGGGCAAATTGTACTTCGATCGCAATGACTTCACCAAATTGCAGAAAATCCTCAAGCAACTGCATCAATCTTGTCAG ACGGATGATGGAGAAGATGATCTGAAGAAGGGCACCCAACTGCTTGAGATTTACGCTCTGGAAATCCAAATGTACACCGTGCAGAAGAACAATAAGAAACTGAAGGCTCTCTATGAGCAGAGTCTGCACATTAAGTCAGCCATTCCGCATCCATTGATTATGGGAGTGATCCGGGAATGTGGGGGCAAGATGCATTTGCGAGAGGGAGAATTTGAAAAGGCTCATACAGATTTCTTCGAGGCTTTCAAGAATTACGATGAATCAGGCTCACCGAGGAGGACAACGTGCTTGAAGTATTTGGTATTGGCCAATATGCTGATGAAGTCTGGGATTAATCCTTTTGACTCTCAGGAGGCTAAACCGTACAAGAATGATCCGGAAATATTGGCAATGACGAATCTCGTGGTGTCCTATCAGAATAATGATATCAATGAATTTGAATCGATTTTGCGGAATAACCGAAACAATATTATGGATGATCCTTTCATCCGGGAACATATTGAGGATTTGCTGAGGAACATACGGACTCAGGTGTTGATCAAGCTCATAAGACCTTATACCAGAATCGCCATTCCCTTCATTTCCAATGAGTTGAACATCGAACCGGCGGAAGTTGAGAGTCTCCTGGTGTCATGTATCCTGGACAATGCCATCCATGGACGCATCGATCAGGTTAATCAGGTATTGGAACTTGATCAGGAAACACTGTGTGCTACTAGGGATTATGCCATGGAGAAGTGGTCCAATCAGATTCATTCTCTTCAGCTTGCCGTGATCAACAAAATGTCCTAA
- the LOC129808096 gene encoding BLOC-1-related complex subunit 8 homolog: MSVDQELETKIRKTSEKISENMHIVANEPSLAFFRIQEHVRKVLPLIVDRRSEVVQLQQDLQGHCYDMEYAIGAIKSIEASEQSFQNIHELLKNAIFLKQQLKYEESRRSKKEPSNNSVYKRLSAHITLELPDLPDLSGVVRETTNRVENMMSHARNSSSSAAPSGNGASELQRSHTTLH; this comes from the exons ATGTCCGTAGATCAGGAATTGGAGactaaaattagaaaaa cCAGCGAGAAAATCTCCGAAAATATGCACATTGTGGCTAATGAGCCCAGTTTAGCATTCTTTCGGATCCAGGAACATGTTAGAAAAGTCCTCCCGTTAATTGTGGACAGAAGGAGCGAGGTAGTTCAGCTGCAGCAGGATCTTCAGGGTCACTGCTATGACATGGAATACGCAATCGG AGCAATAAAATCCATTGAAGCATCTGAACAGAGTTTTCAGAACATTCATGAACTCCTGAAGAATGCCATCTTCCTGAAGCAGCAACTGAAATATGAGGAGTCCCGGAGATCGAAAAAAGAACCGAGTAATAACTCGGTTTACAAGAGATTATCAGCTCATATCACCCTGGAACTCCCGGATCTGCCAGATCTTTCGGGAGTTGTGAGGGAAACTACAAATAGGGTGGAAAATATGATGTCCCATGCTAGAAATTCTTCATCTTCAGCAGCACCATCCGGCAATGGAGCTTCAGAGTTGCAGAGGTCGCATACAACTTTGCATTGA